The following coding sequences are from one Nicotiana tomentosiformis chromosome 3, ASM39032v3, whole genome shotgun sequence window:
- the LOC138907708 gene encoding uncharacterized protein, whose amino-acid sequence MEFGIESEQLHESFSVSTPVGESIVAARIYRDCVSTVRGRDTMVDFIELEMVEFDVIIRMDWLYSCFAKLDCRTSTIRLKFPNEPVIKWKGDDVVLKGRFISYLKAMKFINKGCIYHLVRVTDTDVEAPTFESVPVVNEFLEVFPDELLGIPPNREIDFGIDVMLDT is encoded by the coding sequence atggaatttgggatagaatcagaacagcttcatgagtcgttctctgtatctactccagttggtgagtctattgtggctgCGCggatttatagggattgtgtttcCACGGtccgtggtcgggacaccatggtcgATTTCATTGAATTGGAGATGGTTGAGTTTGATGTAATAATaaggatggactggctttattcatgttttgccaagcttgattgccgaaccagcaCCATTAGACttaaatttccaaatgagccagttattaaatggaagggggatgatgtggtgctgaagggtaggtttatttcttaccttaaggccatgaaGTTTATCAACAAGGgttgtatttaccatttggtcagggttacagacaccgatgttgaggcacctacatttgagtctgtgccagttgtgaatgaatttctggaggtctttcctgatgagctcctcGGGATCCCACcaaacagggagattgattttgggattgatgtgatgctagacacgtaa